Proteins co-encoded in one Aspergillus flavus chromosome 2, complete sequence genomic window:
- a CDS encoding putative transporter (MFS quinate transporter), with protein sequence MGRKLGLFRATYLASASCMGSFAFAFDTGVISGVLTLPSFQRDFRYSTSQKTTVNSNAVSILQAGAFFGCFFTMPIASKLGRRSGLILSSLVFTVGTILQIINAHTLGTFYAGRVIAGLGIGAATTLIPMYAAEMAPKEIRGRLGACFQLFFATGVMVAYWVTYAVSKDQPDATKQWQIALGLQLLPSTLLLLGMCTVKESARWLAAKGKKDKAWESLKWVRGGEETEELQKEFDEIIAGIEEEARVKESFTIRELLLPVNRYRIFIAFTIQLCAQLTGNTSLAYYANQIFEAVGAEGEAKLVTGFFGVVKVVGVSIFQLFVLDRVGRRVPFMVGAFAMGSFMLIIACVLATHPTQSGGSNSSPTKAGIAMIIMTYAEAFSFNMSWGPLPWLYVGEIFSSRTREVGVAVGAASQWLFNFMMSQITPHAITNIGWRMFLMFAIFNYAIIVYSWFFLKETSNHSLEEMQAVFGGGDPPKEASLAGEKGEIDATVRP encoded by the exons ATGGGTCGCAAGCTCGGCCTCTTCCGCGCCACATACTTGGCGTCTGCCAGCTGTATGGGCTCTTTTGCATTCGCATTTGACACGGGTGTTATTA GTGGTGTCCTCACATTGCCATCCTTTCAGCGTGACTTCCGATATAGTACTTCGCAGAAAACGACAGTCAACTCCAACGCGGTGTCAATTCTTCAGGCTGGGGCATTTTTCGGATGCTTCTTCACAATGCCTATAGCCTCGAAGCTGGGCCGCCGCTCTGGACTCATTCTGAGCTCACTTGTGTTCACCGTAGGGACCATCTTACAGATTATTAATGCCCATACCCTGGGAACTTTCTACGCTGGCAGAGTGATTGCCGGACTTGGTATCGGCGCCGCCACTACGTTGATACCTATGTATGCAGCAGAAATGGCCCCTAAAGAGATTCGTGGAAGACTCGGGGCCTGTTTCCAATTGTTCTTTGCCACGGGAGTTATGGTCGCATATTGGGTTACTTACGCTGTATCGAAGGACCAGCCAGATGCCACGAAGCAATGGCAGATTGCGTTGGGGCTGCAATTACTGCCGTCCACATTGCTTCTACTCGGCATGTGCACAGTTAAAGAGAGTGCTCGGTGGCTTGCCGCAAAGGGTAAGAAAGATAAAGCATGGGAGTCGTTGAAATGGGTTCGTGGAGGTGAAGAAACTGAGGAGCTCCAGAAGGAATTTGATGAAATCATTGCGGGGATCGAGGAAGAGGCTCGTGTCAAGGAGAGTTTCACCATCCGCGAGCTTCTTCTGCCAGTGAATCGTTATCGCATTTTCATTGCTTTTACAATTCAGCTATGCGCCCAGTTAACGGGAAACACATCGCTCGCTTACTATGCCAATCAGATCTTCGAAGCCGTGGGAGCGGAGGGCGAAGCTAAATTAGTGACCGGCTTTTTTGGCGTGGTCAAGGTAGTCGGAGTCTCTATTTTCCAACTGTTTGTTCTGGACCGTGTTGGAAGACGAGTTCCATTCATGGTTGGAGCATTCGCAATGGGTTCGTTTATGCTCATCATTGCATGTGTTCTGGCGACCCATCCCACACAATCGGGCGGGTCCAACTCTTCGCCAACGAAAGCGGGGATCGCCATGATTATCATGACCTATGCGGAGGCCTTTAGTTTCAATATGTCCTGGGGGCCTCTCCCGTGGTTGTATGTGGGTGAGATCTTCTCTAGTCGCACACGAGAAGTGGGAGTAGCCGTCGGTGCTGCGTCGCAGTGGTTGTTCAACTTTATGATGTCGCAGATAACGCCACACGCCATCACCAACATCGGTTGGAGAATGTTCCTGATGTTTGCGATTTTCAACTATGCGATCATAGTATATTCATGGTTCTTCCTGAAAGAG ACATCCAACCATTCATTGGAAGAAATGCAAGCAGTCTTTGGGGGAGGTGACCCCCCAAAGGAGGCCAGTCTCGCTGGAGAGAAGGGCGAAATTGACGCCACGGTGCGACCATGA